A window of the Verrucomicrobiia bacterium genome harbors these coding sequences:
- a CDS encoding TRAP transporter large permease subunit, with amino-acid sequence MSEAAAAAAPSPVTPLQRVGAFLRGTENWILTLALGVMMLLPLIEMGLRKAGHTGLAGTNSIVQHLTLVLGMLGGAVAAREARLLAMSSANTFFKGRMKDVAGIFSGAMAMVITVFLSVAGWQFVQSTREAGEKLAYDIPAWSVQLVMPVGFALIAWRLLRHASDRWKGRGITLVITIALVWLALKPPVEPEKLVTPGLTVLLLATILGAPVFVTLGGAAVILFWGMDFPIASVPLDHYRLVTNPSLPAIPLFTLAGYFLAEGGASKRLIRVFQSLFSPVPGGTAIVTCVACAFFTTFTGASGVTILALGGLLMPVLIAEKYSDKNALGLITSAGALGSLFPPCLPLFLYAIIAGNAGADMPLESIFLGGLIPGLLLVAGTAGLGAWQGRGGSKERPPFNGKEARAALWDAKWELAIPVIALGGIFGGIATAVETAALTAFYAFCVETFIYKDLKLTKDVPRVMTEGGLVVGGVLLILGVALAFTNYLVTSEVATAALDWVQANIKSALLFLFVLNLFLLVVGCLMDVYSAIIVVVPLLVPMGEAFGIHPVHLAIVFLANLELGFLTPPVGMNLFLASYRFGKPLPEVYRAVVPMLVVRFIVVMLITYMPFFTTWLPDLMKEKPKVEQTVEAVAAP; translated from the coding sequence ATGAGCGAAGCCGCCGCTGCAGCCGCCCCGTCTCCTGTGACTCCGCTGCAACGCGTCGGCGCGTTCCTGCGTGGTACCGAGAACTGGATACTGACCCTGGCTCTCGGGGTCATGATGCTGCTGCCGTTGATCGAGATGGGGTTGCGCAAGGCTGGGCACACCGGTCTGGCAGGCACGAACTCCATCGTCCAGCATCTCACCTTGGTGCTGGGTATGCTCGGAGGTGCGGTCGCAGCTCGTGAGGCGAGATTGCTTGCGATGTCTTCCGCCAACACCTTCTTCAAAGGGCGGATGAAGGATGTCGCCGGCATCTTCAGCGGTGCCATGGCCATGGTCATCACCGTGTTTCTCAGTGTGGCCGGCTGGCAATTCGTCCAGAGTACCCGTGAAGCCGGTGAAAAATTGGCCTATGACATCCCGGCCTGGTCGGTGCAGCTCGTGATGCCGGTCGGTTTTGCCCTGATCGCGTGGCGTTTGTTGCGACACGCTTCGGACCGGTGGAAGGGCAGAGGCATCACGCTGGTCATCACCATCGCACTGGTGTGGCTGGCTTTGAAGCCGCCGGTGGAGCCGGAGAAGCTCGTCACCCCGGGCCTCACCGTTTTGTTGCTGGCCACCATCTTGGGGGCGCCGGTGTTCGTCACCTTGGGTGGCGCAGCAGTAATTCTTTTTTGGGGCATGGATTTTCCCATCGCCTCGGTACCGTTGGACCACTACCGCCTCGTCACGAACCCATCGTTACCAGCCATTCCGTTGTTCACCCTGGCTGGATATTTCCTGGCGGAAGGCGGTGCCTCCAAGCGGCTCATCCGGGTCTTTCAATCCTTGTTCAGCCCGGTGCCGGGTGGTACGGCCATCGTTACTTGCGTGGCCTGCGCGTTCTTCACCACGTTCACTGGCGCTTCCGGCGTCACGATCCTGGCGCTCGGCGGTTTGCTGATGCCGGTGCTTATTGCGGAGAAGTATTCGGACAAGAATGCCCTCGGTCTCATCACCAGTGCCGGTGCGCTGGGCTCGCTCTTTCCGCCCTGCCTGCCGTTGTTTCTCTATGCCATCATCGCGGGCAATGCAGGCGCGGACATGCCGCTGGAGAGCATTTTCTTGGGCGGCCTCATCCCGGGTCTTTTGTTAGTGGCGGGCACTGCGGGATTGGGTGCCTGGCAGGGGCGTGGCGGCAGCAAGGAACGTCCGCCCTTCAATGGCAAGGAAGCCCGGGCTGCCTTGTGGGATGCCAAATGGGAACTGGCCATCCCGGTGATCGCGCTGGGCGGCATCTTTGGCGGCATCGCCACGGCGGTTGAAACCGCCGCCCTCACCGCCTTCTACGCTTTCTGTGTGGAGACGTTCATCTATAAAGATCTCAAGCTCACCAAGGATGTTCCGCGCGTGATGACGGAAGGCGGCCTGGTGGTAGGCGGTGTGTTGTTGATCCTGGGGGTGGCACTGGCCTTCACCAACTATCTGGTCACCAGCGAAGTGGCCACCGCCGCGCTGGATTGGGTGCAGGCCAATATCAAATCCGCCTTGCTCTTCCTCTTTGTGCTGAACCTCTTCCTGCTCGTCGTCGGTTGCCTCATGGATGTCTATTCCGCCATCATCGTGGTGGTGCCGTTGCTGGTGCCGATGGGCGAAGCTTTTGGCATCCATCCTGTCCACCTTGCCATCGTCTTCCTGGCGAACTTGGAACTGGGCTTCCTCACACCGCCCGTGGGCATGAATCTCTTTCTGGCCTCCTACCGCTTTGGCAAGCCGCTGCCGGAAGTGTATCGTGCAGTCGTGCCCATGCTCGTCGTGCGTTTCATCGTGGTGATGCTCATTACATATATGCCCTTCTTCACCACCTGGCTGCCGGATCTGATGAAGGAAAAGCCCAAGGTGGAACAGACAGTTGAAGCAGTGGCGGCACCTTGA
- the dctP gene encoding TRAP transporter substrate-binding protein DctP, whose protein sequence is MKLNRRKMLSSALAAVAVTSLNPAALLAQDKKVNVRLGTLVPKGTSFHTTLQEMGDQWQKASVGNVRLTLYTDGTMGGEADMVRRMRVGQLNAALLSAPGLATIEDSVRALQLMPMMFASLEEFDYVRSKLEAGLEKKFLDKGFVVLYWGDAGWVHFFSKFPATKPDDFKKGKMFVWSGDKDSIGIMKAIGINAIPLEQTDILTGLQTGLIDSVPSVPFYALAGQFDKPAPHMLAVNWVPLVGATVITKKTWDEIPANVQAQLKKSALEAGTKIKKRSREEALESIAAMEKRGLKVTKLTPETQTEWNKFAESVYPQIRGKIVPAEMFDEVQKLVKEYRASKGAGQ, encoded by the coding sequence ATGAAGTTGAACCGTCGCAAAATGTTGAGCTCGGCGCTGGCCGCCGTCGCTGTCACGTCACTGAATCCTGCCGCCCTGCTCGCGCAGGATAAGAAGGTGAATGTGCGCCTCGGCACACTGGTGCCGAAAGGCACGTCATTTCACACGACGCTGCAGGAGATGGGGGATCAATGGCAGAAGGCTTCCGTCGGCAATGTGCGCCTGACGCTCTATACCGATGGCACGATGGGCGGCGAGGCTGACATGGTGCGCCGGATGCGTGTGGGCCAGCTCAACGCCGCGCTGCTCTCAGCACCTGGCCTGGCGACGATCGAGGATTCCGTCCGCGCCTTGCAACTGATGCCGATGATGTTCGCCTCGCTGGAGGAGTTTGACTACGTGCGGTCCAAGCTGGAGGCGGGATTGGAAAAGAAGTTCTTGGACAAGGGTTTTGTGGTGCTCTACTGGGGCGATGCGGGATGGGTGCATTTCTTCTCGAAATTCCCGGCGACGAAACCGGATGACTTCAAGAAGGGCAAGATGTTCGTGTGGTCCGGGGACAAAGACAGCATCGGCATCATGAAGGCCATCGGCATCAACGCCATCCCGCTGGAGCAGACGGACATCCTGACCGGCCTGCAAACGGGCTTGATCGACTCCGTTCCCTCCGTGCCGTTCTATGCGCTCGCGGGACAGTTTGACAAGCCCGCGCCGCACATGCTCGCCGTGAACTGGGTGCCGCTGGTCGGTGCCACTGTCATCACCAAAAAGACCTGGGATGAGATTCCGGCCAACGTGCAGGCGCAGTTGAAGAAATCCGCGCTGGAGGCTGGCACCAAGATCAAAAAACGCAGCCGTGAGGAGGCGCTGGAATCCATCGCCGCGATGGAGAAGCGCGGCCTCAAAGTCACGAAGCTGACTCCCGAAACGCAAACGGAGTGGAACAAGTTCGCCGAGTCGGTCTATCCGCAGATCCGCGGGAAGATCGTCCCGGCCGAAATGTTCGATGAAGTGCAGAAGCTGGTGAAGGAATATCGTGCAAGCAAAGGTGCGGGCCAATGA
- a CDS encoding TRAP transporter TatT component family protein has product MHRLKQKLLLCGLLAFTLAAGSGCSVKKMAINKLGDALAGGGTTFSSDDDPELVKSAVPFSLKLIESLLAESPEHEGLLLAAASGFTQYGYAFVQQEADEVEEDNLMRSRELRARAQKLYRRARDYGLRGLEVRHEGITAALKQDPKSAVAVLTKKDVALMYWTAASWGSLISQSKDQPDIVSQQPIVEALFDRALALDETFESGALHSAMISYELSRQGAEGKPAERARKHFARAIELSKGQQAGPYLSLAEGVSLQEQNGKEFKALLEKALAVDVDAKPEWRLANLVMQRRARWLLGRMDDLIIPELPPTETKP; this is encoded by the coding sequence ATGCATCGTCTGAAACAGAAACTGTTGTTGTGCGGACTGCTGGCGTTCACGCTGGCGGCGGGCAGCGGCTGTTCCGTTAAGAAGATGGCCATCAACAAGCTGGGCGATGCTCTAGCCGGTGGCGGGACGACTTTCTCCAGTGATGACGATCCGGAACTGGTGAAGAGCGCGGTGCCGTTCAGTCTCAAATTGATCGAGAGTCTGCTGGCGGAATCACCGGAGCATGAGGGGCTGTTGCTCGCCGCTGCGAGCGGCTTCACGCAATACGGTTACGCCTTCGTCCAGCAAGAAGCGGATGAGGTGGAGGAAGATAACCTCATGCGTTCACGCGAGTTGCGGGCGCGGGCGCAGAAGCTGTATCGCCGGGCGCGGGATTACGGTTTGCGCGGCTTGGAGGTGCGGCACGAAGGCATCACGGCAGCACTGAAACAAGACCCGAAGAGCGCGGTGGCGGTGCTGACGAAGAAGGACGTCGCGCTGATGTATTGGACGGCCGCCTCGTGGGGCTCGCTGATCTCGCAATCGAAAGACCAGCCGGACATCGTCTCGCAACAACCGATCGTAGAAGCGTTGTTTGATCGCGCGCTCGCTCTGGATGAGACGTTCGAGTCTGGTGCGTTGCATTCGGCGATGATTTCCTACGAACTTTCCCGGCAAGGCGCCGAGGGCAAGCCAGCCGAGCGCGCACGGAAGCATTTCGCTCGCGCCATTGAACTTTCGAAAGGCCAACAGGCCGGGCCTTACCTCTCGCTCGCCGAAGGCGTGAGCTTGCAGGAGCAGAACGGCAAAGAATTCAAGGCGCTCCTCGAAAAAGCGCTCGCTGTAGATGTGGATGCCAAACCGGAATGGCGTCTGGCCAATCTCGTCATGCAACGCCGGGCGCGCTGGCTGCTGGGCCGCATGGACGACCTGATCATCCCTGAATTGCCTCCAACTGAAACGAAGCCATGA